The following coding sequences are from one Manis pentadactyla isolate mManPen7 chromosome 13, mManPen7.hap1, whole genome shotgun sequence window:
- the RDX gene encoding radixin isoform X2, giving the protein MLNWNLPFSPIQLANNFLTSVLEQHKLTKEQWEERIQNWHEEHRGMLREDSMMEYLKIAQDLEMYGVNYFEIKNKKGTELWLGVDALGLNIYEHDDKLTPKIGFPWSEIRNISFNDKKFVIKPIDKKAPDFVFYAPRLRINKRILALCMGNHELYMRRRKPDTIEVQQMKAQAREEKHQKQLERAQLENEKKKREIAEKEKERIEREKEELMERLRQIEEQTMKAQKELEEQTRKALELDQERKRAKEEAERLEKERQAAEEAKSAIAKQAADQMKNQEQLAAELAEFTAKIALLEEAKKKKEEEATEWQHKAFAAQEDLEKTKEELKTVMSAPPLPPPPPVIPPTENEHDEHDEDNAEASAELSNEGVVDHRSEEERVAETQKNERVKKQLQALSSELAQARDESKKTQNDVLHAENVKAGRDKYKTLRQIRQGNTKQRIDEFEAM; this is encoded by the exons tgTTTTGGAACAACACAAACTAACAAAAGAACAGTGGGAAGAAAGAATACAAAACTGGCATGAAGAACATAGAGGAATGCTAAG GGAAGATTCTATGATGGAATACCTGAAAATTGCACAAGATCTAGAAATGTATGGAGTcaactattttgaaataaaaaataaaaagggaactgAATTGTGGCTAGGTGTTGATGCTTTGGGTCTGAATATTTATGAGCATGATGACAA GTTAACACCTAAAATTGGTTTTCCATGGAGTGAAAtcagaaatatttcatttaatgacAAAAAATTTGTTATAAAACCAATTGACAAAAAGGCACCT gattttgttttttatgcaCCTCGTCTGAGAATCAATAAGCGGATTTTGGCCTTGTGTATGGGAAACCATGAGCTCTACATGCGGAGAAGGAAGCCTGATACTATCGAAGTACAGCAGATGAAGGCTCAGGCTAGGGAGGAGAAACACCAGAAGCAATTGGAAAG GGCACAGTTagagaatgaaaagaagaaaagagaaatagcagaaaaggaaaaggaaagaatagaACGTGAAAAGGAAGAGCTAATGGAACGTCTTAGGCAAATTGAAGAACAGACAATGAAAGCGCAGAAAG AACTAGAAGAACAGACTCGAAAAGCTCTAGAACTGGACCAGGAACGAAAACGAGCAAAAGAAGAAGCAGAAAGGCTTGAAAAGGAGCGTCAAGCTGCTGAAGAGGCCAAGTCTGCTATAGCCAAGCAAGCTGCTGACCAGATGAAGAACCAGGAACAACTG GCAGCAGAACTCGCGGAATTCACTGCCAAGATTGCCCTTCTGGAAGAAGccaagaagaagaaggaagaggaagctaCCGAGTGGCAGCACAAA GCTTTTGCAGCCCAGGAAGACTTGGAAAAGACCAAAGAAGAGTTAAAAACTGTGATGTctgctcctcctctccctcccccacctccggTCATTCCTCCGACAGAAAATGAACATGATGAACACGATGAGGACAATGCCGAGGCCAGTGCCGAGCTGTCAAATGAAGGGGTGGTGGACCACAGGAGTGAGGAGGAGCGCGTggcagaaacacagaaaaatgaGCGCGTTAAGAAACAGCTCCAG GCATTAAGTTCAGAATTAGCCCAAGCCAGAGATGAAAGCAAGAAAACACAAAATGATGTTCTTCACGCTGAGAATGTTAAAGCAGGCCGTGATAAGTACAAGACTCTGCGGCAGATCCGACAAGGCAATACAAAGCAACGTATTGATGAGTTTGAAGCAATGTGA